One Candidatus Limnocylindrales bacterium genomic window carries:
- a CDS encoding ABC transporter permease, translated as MFTYLLHRLIQMVIVLFLLSLGTYYLLGLMPGDPVELLITSNPKVKPEDIQRLKKVYGLDQPIYIRYFKWLKQVTLEGDLGFSRTYKKPTSEILKIRIWNTLKLMTLSFLLSLIIAIPIGVYSAIQQYSTFDYFANLMAFLGISVPTFWSGILAILFFSVQLQWFPAGGMFTIGIDSWLDQLKYLILPTVVLSIESISGWSRYIRSSMLEVLHEDYIRTARAKGVSEKKIIFYHAFRNALIPTVTILALSIPGLFSGALITETIFAWPGMGRLLYDSVMGSDYYVAMLCFLSLGFLTLIFNFLADILYAIVDPRIRVLKEST; from the coding sequence GTGTTTACCTATCTTCTTCACCGTCTGATCCAGATGGTCATTGTCTTATTCCTCCTCTCGCTGGGAACCTATTACCTGCTCGGCCTGATGCCCGGGGATCCTGTGGAGTTACTTATTACCTCCAATCCGAAGGTTAAACCGGAAGATATCCAGCGGTTGAAAAAAGTTTATGGGTTGGATCAGCCCATTTACATCCGCTACTTCAAATGGTTGAAACAGGTCACCCTGGAGGGAGACCTGGGGTTCTCCCGTACGTATAAAAAACCCACTTCGGAGATTTTGAAAATCCGTATCTGGAACACCCTCAAGCTCATGACTTTATCCTTCCTGTTGAGTTTAATAATTGCAATTCCCATCGGAGTTTATTCTGCCATCCAACAATACTCTACCTTTGATTATTTTGCAAATCTCATGGCTTTTCTCGGCATTTCGGTGCCGACTTTCTGGTCAGGAATCCTGGCGATCCTATTCTTTTCCGTTCAGCTTCAATGGTTTCCGGCCGGAGGCATGTTCACCATCGGGATAGACTCCTGGCTGGATCAGCTTAAGTATCTGATTCTTCCTACTGTTGTTCTCAGCATCGAGAGTATCAGTGGTTGGAGCCGTTATATCCGATCCAGCATGTTAGAAGTGCTCCACGAGGACTATATACGAACAGCCCGGGCCAAGGGGGTTTCAGAGAAAAAAATAATTTTTTATCATGCCTTTAGAAATGCCCTGATTCCAACCGTTACCATTCTCGCCCTTTCCATCCCGGGTCTTTTTAGCGGAGCCCTTATCACAGAGACGATTTTTGCCTGGCCCGGAATGGGGCGACTTCTCTACGATTCCGTCATGGGAAGTGACTATTATGTAGCCATGCTCTGTTTTTTATCCTTGGGATTTCTGACCTTGATTTTTAACTTTCTGGCCGATATCCTGTATGCCATTGTTGATCCCCGAATTCGGGTTTTGAAGGAGAGTACATGA
- a CDS encoding ABC transporter permease yields MRNIRYHLSQRKRLSGFIKVRKQTNRTWDRFKTHRLAFVSWLILLILLTLSFSAPLFSKYVTHYEMSQVDLSASFKPISLKHPFGTDELGRDVFTRILYGGRVSLMVGITAALTATIIGTLIGAVAGYYGGWLDTLLMRFTDTMISLPTLPLMIILAAVDLPKHLNLKALPLGIDVSVLNIICIVVIFSWMGVARLVRGSVLSLKERDFVTAAQALGMSTGRIIFVYLIPNCMAPIIVSATLAVGGNILYESALSFLGLGIQPPVPSWGNMLNNAQDYLRKAPMLALFPGLFILLTVVSINFLGDGLRDALDPHFVQGRKKINYN; encoded by the coding sequence ATGAGAAATATCCGATACCATCTTTCCCAAAGAAAGCGACTTTCCGGGTTCATCAAGGTAAGGAAGCAGACCAACCGGACCTGGGATCGATTTAAAACCCATCGGCTTGCCTTTGTAAGCTGGCTGATTCTTTTGATTCTTCTTACCCTCTCCTTTTCTGCACCCCTCTTCTCGAAATACGTGACCCATTACGAAATGAGTCAGGTAGATCTCTCGGCCAGTTTCAAGCCTATTTCTTTGAAGCATCCCTTTGGAACCGACGAGTTAGGTCGGGATGTGTTTACGCGTATTCTGTATGGCGGAAGGGTTTCTTTAATGGTGGGAATTACAGCAGCCCTGACGGCCACGATCATTGGAACCCTGATCGGAGCCGTGGCCGGTTATTACGGAGGGTGGCTGGATACGTTACTTATGCGCTTTACCGATACCATGATCTCCCTCCCCACGCTTCCTTTGATGATTATCCTGGCGGCTGTAGACCTTCCCAAGCATTTAAATTTAAAAGCTCTCCCCCTGGGGATCGATGTCAGCGTGCTCAATATCATCTGCATTGTGGTGATTTTCAGTTGGATGGGGGTGGCCCGGCTCGTTCGTGGCTCTGTACTCTCCCTTAAAGAGCGGGACTTTGTAACGGCAGCTCAGGCCCTGGGAATGTCCACCGGCCGAATTATCTTCGTTTATTTAATCCCCAACTGTATGGCCCCCATCATCGTCTCTGCAACTCTGGCCGTAGGAGGCAATATTCTCTATGAATCTGCCCTCAGCTTCCTGGGGCTTGGAATTCAACCCCCTGTTCCCAGTTGGGGGAATATGCTGAACAATGCCCAAGATTATCTGCGGAAAGCCCCTATGCTGGCTCTTTTCCCGGGTTTATTTATCCTGCTTACCGTGGTAAGTATTAACTTTCTCGGGGATGGACTCCGGGATGCATTGGATCCCCACTTCGTCCAGGGGCGTAAAAAAATAAACTATAATTAA
- the clpP gene encoding ATP-dependent Clp endopeptidase proteolytic subunit ClpP — protein MSTIYPVQNQVVIPWVVEETGRGERTYDIYSRLLKDRIIFLGTPIDDNIANVIIAQMLFLEAEDPDKDIHLYINSPGGWVTSGLAIYDAMQYIKPDVSTICVGQAASMGAVLLAAGTKGKRFALPHARIMLHQPSGGFEGQASDIAIQAREILRIREALNEILYRHTGQSLDKIRADTERDYFMSPEQAIEYGIIDKMIERK, from the coding sequence ATGTCCACCATATATCCTGTTCAAAATCAGGTTGTTATTCCCTGGGTGGTTGAAGAAACCGGACGAGGTGAGCGAACCTACGATATTTATTCACGATTATTAAAAGATCGAATCATTTTCTTAGGAACTCCCATAGACGATAATATTGCCAATGTTATTATTGCCCAGATGCTTTTTTTAGAAGCCGAGGATCCGGATAAGGACATCCATCTTTACATTAACAGTCCTGGAGGGTGGGTTACTTCCGGTTTAGCCATTTATGATGCCATGCAATATATCAAACCGGATGTTTCCACCATCTGTGTAGGTCAGGCGGCAAGTATGGGGGCTGTCCTCCTGGCTGCCGGGACTAAAGGGAAACGATTTGCTCTTCCCCATGCGAGGATTATGCTCCATCAACCCTCTGGAGGGTTTGAGGGGCAGGCTTCGGATATTGCCATTCAAGCCCGGGAAATCCTTCGGATTCGGGAAGCCCTCAACGAGATTCTCTACCGCCACACTGGACAGTCTCTGGACAAAATCCGGGCTGACACCGAGCGAGATTACTTCATGTCCCCGGAGCAGGCTATCGAATATGGAATCATTGATAAAATGATCGAACGGAAGTAA
- a CDS encoding peptide ABC transporter substrate-binding protein — MIFFFLLLILLSSTGCGQSGQSGTDNQITVGISQEPDSLDPLFGEMAASSEILGAVFRGLTTRNDKWELLPEIARDIPSLTTGSWERLPGDKMRTTWHLKEGVKWEDGQPVTAEDFIFAHQVIMDDRVPVISRDLDRRIEKMEAPDPLTLVVTWKELYAYANEGHALLPKHILEPVYQKDPTKYHESFFNTKPMGNGPFKVTQWEPGNFLILEKNPNFFGESSKFNKIIYRIIPDTNTLLANLESRTIDAVSPTGLSFDQALDFQKRKGNDFKVIFVQGLVWEHIDMNHDHPIFKDKRVRQALLYAVDREKMVQTLFEGKQEVAHSWLPPRHYGYYADVKKYPYDLEKARKLLEEAGWKEGPDGIRVNEKGEKLSLIIMTTAGNKIRERVEEILQADWKKAGIDLEIKNQPAKVFFGDTLRYRKFPHLAMYAWIIGPTSDGESLWTIKNIPSPENNWQGQNQGGFRHPEIDRIDNLVPKTLDEKERKALLAQEQQIWAEELPSLPLYFRMDVSATRKDLHNWLVTGTDTPVTWNAEQWYFAK, encoded by the coding sequence TTGATCTTCTTTTTCCTTCTCCTGATCCTTTTATCTTCTACAGGTTGTGGCCAATCTGGACAGTCTGGAACCGATAATCAGATTACGGTTGGAATTTCCCAGGAGCCGGACAGCCTGGATCCTCTGTTTGGAGAAATGGCCGCATCCAGTGAGATTTTAGGAGCCGTTTTTCGCGGGTTAACGACCCGGAATGATAAATGGGAACTCCTCCCCGAGATTGCCAGGGATATTCCTTCCCTAACCACGGGTTCCTGGGAGCGGCTGCCTGGAGATAAAATGAGAACCACCTGGCATCTCAAAGAAGGGGTCAAGTGGGAAGACGGACAGCCTGTAACGGCAGAGGATTTTATCTTTGCCCATCAGGTTATTATGGATGATCGGGTTCCGGTCATTTCCAGAGATTTAGACCGCCGGATCGAGAAAATGGAAGCTCCAGACCCTTTAACCCTGGTTGTTACCTGGAAAGAGCTTTATGCCTATGCCAATGAGGGGCATGCCCTGCTTCCCAAACATATTCTGGAACCTGTTTACCAGAAGGATCCTACCAAGTACCATGAATCCTTTTTTAATACCAAGCCGATGGGGAACGGACCTTTTAAAGTAACCCAATGGGAACCCGGGAATTTCCTGATTCTGGAGAAAAATCCTAACTTCTTTGGGGAGTCCTCGAAGTTTAACAAGATTATCTACCGAATCATTCCCGACACCAATACCCTCCTGGCCAATTTGGAATCTCGAACCATTGATGCTGTCTCTCCTACCGGCCTTTCCTTTGACCAGGCTTTAGATTTTCAGAAACGAAAAGGGAATGACTTTAAGGTCATCTTCGTTCAAGGGTTAGTCTGGGAGCACATCGACATGAACCATGACCATCCCATTTTCAAAGATAAGAGGGTTCGCCAGGCTTTGTTATATGCAGTGGATCGAGAGAAAATGGTCCAGACTCTTTTTGAAGGGAAGCAAGAAGTAGCCCATAGCTGGCTCCCCCCTCGGCATTACGGATATTACGCCGATGTGAAGAAATATCCCTATGATCTAGAGAAAGCCCGAAAATTACTTGAAGAGGCCGGATGGAAAGAGGGGCCGGATGGAATTCGTGTCAACGAAAAAGGAGAGAAGCTCAGCCTGATCATCATGACCACGGCAGGGAATAAGATCCGGGAACGGGTTGAGGAAATTCTTCAGGCCGACTGGAAAAAGGCCGGAATCGATCTGGAAATCAAGAATCAGCCGGCCAAAGTTTTCTTCGGTGATACGTTACGATATCGCAAATTCCCCCACCTGGCCATGTATGCCTGGATTATAGGCCCTACCTCGGATGGAGAATCCCTTTGGACGATTAAAAATATTCCTTCTCCTGAAAATAACTGGCAGGGGCAAAACCAGGGTGGATTTCGTCATCCGGAAATAGATCGGATTGATAACCTGGTTCCTAAAACTTTGGATGAAAAGGAACGGAAGGCCCTTCTGGCTCAAGAACAGCAAATATGGGCCGAGGAATTACCTTCTCTTCCCCTTTATTTCCGTATGGACGTTTCTGCAACCCGAAAAGATCTCCATAACTGGCTCGTGACGGGTACCGATACCCCGGTCACCTGGAATGCCGAGCAATGGTATTTTGCTAAATAA
- the rlmD gene encoding 23S rRNA (uracil(1939)-C(5))-methyltransferase RlmD, translating into MKLKKGDLLTLTITDLAFGGESVARTEDNLVVFVKGGLPGEEVRVQITRCKGRFVEGKVLEILHPSPFRVQARCKHFGPCGGCTWQDLYYPEQLKFKQKQVQDALVRIGKLTDFSINPMVGMSPEPWYYRNKMEYTFGYDEQGQLILGQHRSGYWDQLVDIETCWLQSPTSNKILNLCKEFARRHGLTAYSSKTHQGLLRHLVIREGKNTGEIMVNLVTSGENFPQLPELVQVLTSQVPEITSMVLNVNRRIGETSQGEEEKVLWGRPTIREIVNGLEFEISANSFFQTNTRQAERLYRFVLNMAEVHEGSVVLDLYCGTGAIALHLAPRVKEVHGIEINPMAVENARLNAQKNRIENVFFYCGEVKKVLRTLPFYPDLIVVDPPRDGLNRKVIQAMITKGPSQIIYVSCNPTTLARDLKDICEAGYKISQIQPIDMFPHTFHIETIVSLVRCLSPVASRSLQPSTDNPQRITDP; encoded by the coding sequence TTGAAGCTTAAAAAGGGAGACCTGCTAACCTTAACGATCACCGATCTGGCTTTTGGAGGAGAAAGTGTTGCCAGAACGGAAGATAATCTGGTTGTCTTTGTGAAAGGGGGCCTTCCCGGGGAAGAGGTTCGGGTACAGATTACCCGATGTAAAGGTCGTTTTGTAGAAGGGAAGGTCCTTGAGATACTTCACCCCTCTCCTTTTCGGGTCCAGGCGCGTTGTAAACACTTTGGGCCGTGTGGAGGATGTACCTGGCAGGATCTTTACTATCCGGAGCAGTTGAAATTTAAGCAAAAACAGGTTCAGGATGCCCTAGTTCGTATCGGGAAGTTAACCGATTTTTCTATAAACCCCATGGTCGGAATGTCTCCAGAGCCCTGGTATTATCGTAACAAAATGGAATATACCTTTGGCTATGATGAACAGGGTCAATTGATTTTGGGCCAGCATCGCTCCGGTTATTGGGATCAATTGGTGGATATCGAAACCTGCTGGCTCCAATCTCCAACCAGCAATAAGATCCTGAACCTTTGTAAAGAATTTGCCAGAAGGCATGGATTGACGGCCTATTCCAGTAAAACCCACCAGGGTCTCCTGCGGCATTTAGTTATCCGGGAAGGAAAAAATACCGGAGAGATCATGGTAAACCTGGTTACTTCGGGCGAAAATTTCCCTCAGCTCCCTGAGCTGGTTCAAGTCCTCACCTCTCAAGTTCCTGAAATCACCTCCATGGTTTTAAATGTAAATCGGCGTATCGGTGAAACCAGCCAGGGCGAGGAGGAGAAAGTTCTATGGGGGCGACCCACTATACGTGAAATTGTTAACGGCCTTGAATTTGAAATCTCGGCCAACAGCTTTTTTCAAACCAATACCCGACAGGCCGAAAGGCTATACCGTTTCGTGCTGAATATGGCCGAGGTGCATGAGGGCTCTGTGGTTCTGGATCTATACTGCGGTACGGGAGCCATTGCGCTTCACCTGGCTCCTCGGGTCAAGGAAGTCCATGGGATAGAAATCAATCCCATGGCTGTTGAAAATGCGCGACTCAATGCCCAGAAAAACCGAATTGAGAACGTTTTTTTCTACTGTGGGGAAGTCAAGAAAGTCCTTCGTACCCTCCCCTTTTATCCGGATTTGATCGTGGTGGATCCCCCCCGGGATGGATTAAACAGAAAGGTTATTCAGGCAATGATAACCAAAGGACCTTCCCAAATCATCTACGTTTCTTGTAATCCGACCACGCTGGCACGGGATTTAAAAGATATCTGTGAAGCTGGTTATAAAATTTCTCAAATCCAGCCCATCGATATGTTTCCGCATACGTTTCATATTGAAACTATTGTATCCCTTGTCCGTTGTCTGTCGCCCGTTGCAAGCCGTTCCTTACAACCTTCAACGGATAACCCCCAACGGATAACGGATCCTTAA